From Citricoccus sp. SGAir0253, a single genomic window includes:
- a CDS encoding ABC-F family ATP-binding cassette domain-containing protein, with product MTATLVASGVAGGHGHRTLFEGLDLTVAPGDVVGVVGANGAGKSTLLALLAGRHAPQAGTVSLSPADAFVGWLPQEHERVPGETVAGYIARRTGCAEATREMDRTAEALADPAAGAAEADAYSAALDRWLASGAADLDERLPAVLAELGLEPDGGPVEQAPMTALSGGQAARVGLAALLLSRFDIVLLDEPTNDLDLDGLERLEAFVRGLRGGVVLVSHDREFLARCVTRVLELDLAQHSHRLYGGGYEAYLEERETIRRHARERYEEYAGQKADLVARARTQREWSSQGVRNALRKAPDNDRIRRRASTESSEKQAQKVRQMESRIARLEEVEEPRKEWRLEFTIGAAPRSSTVVSTLNAAVFRQGDFTLGPVSLQVNARERIGITGPNGAGKSTLLRGLLGRQRPDEGTAALGTSVQVGEIDQARSLLAGPRPLAAAFEALVPELASGGVRTLLAKFGLRADHVDRPVDELSPGERTRAGLALLQARGVNLLVLDEPTNHLDLEAIEQLEQALETYDGALLLVTHDRRMLEAVRTDRRWVVEAGRVTEP from the coding sequence ATGACCGCGACACTGGTGGCCTCCGGCGTGGCCGGCGGCCACGGCCACCGCACCCTCTTCGAGGGCCTGGACCTCACCGTCGCCCCCGGGGACGTGGTCGGCGTCGTCGGCGCGAACGGGGCGGGGAAGTCGACGCTGCTGGCGCTCCTCGCCGGGCGCCACGCGCCGCAGGCGGGCACGGTCTCGCTCTCGCCCGCGGACGCGTTCGTCGGCTGGCTGCCCCAGGAGCACGAGCGCGTGCCGGGCGAGACCGTCGCCGGCTACATCGCCCGCCGCACCGGGTGCGCCGAGGCGACCCGCGAGATGGACCGGACGGCCGAGGCCCTCGCGGACCCCGCGGCGGGGGCCGCCGAGGCCGACGCCTACTCCGCGGCCCTGGACCGCTGGCTCGCCAGCGGCGCGGCCGACCTGGACGAGCGGCTCCCGGCCGTGCTCGCCGAGCTGGGCCTGGAGCCCGACGGCGGCCCGGTGGAGCAGGCGCCCATGACCGCGCTCTCCGGCGGGCAGGCGGCCCGCGTGGGACTGGCCGCGCTGCTGCTCTCCCGCTTCGACATCGTCCTGCTGGACGAGCCGACCAACGACCTCGACCTGGACGGTCTCGAGCGGCTCGAGGCCTTCGTCCGGGGCCTGCGCGGTGGGGTCGTGCTGGTCAGCCACGACCGCGAGTTCCTCGCCCGCTGCGTCACGCGGGTGCTCGAGCTGGACCTCGCCCAGCACTCGCACCGCCTCTACGGGGGCGGGTACGAGGCCTACCTCGAGGAGCGCGAGACCATCCGCCGGCATGCGCGCGAGCGCTACGAGGAGTACGCCGGGCAGAAGGCCGACCTCGTCGCCCGGGCCCGGACCCAGCGCGAGTGGTCCAGCCAGGGCGTGCGCAACGCCCTGCGGAAGGCCCCGGACAACGACAGGATCCGGCGCCGGGCCTCCACCGAGTCCAGCGAGAAGCAGGCCCAGAAGGTGCGGCAGATGGAGAGCCGGATCGCCCGGCTCGAGGAGGTCGAGGAACCGCGCAAGGAGTGGCGCCTGGAGTTCACCATCGGGGCGGCGCCGCGGTCCAGCACGGTGGTCTCCACGCTCAACGCCGCGGTGTTCCGGCAGGGGGACTTCACGCTGGGGCCCGTGTCCCTGCAGGTCAACGCGCGCGAGCGCATCGGCATCACCGGTCCCAACGGCGCCGGCAAGTCCACGCTGCTGCGCGGCCTCCTCGGCCGCCAGCGCCCGGACGAGGGGACCGCGGCCCTCGGGACGAGCGTGCAGGTCGGGGAGATCGACCAGGCGCGCTCGCTGCTGGCCGGTCCCCGGCCGCTGGCGGCGGCCTTCGAGGCGCTGGTCCCCGAGTTGGCCTCGGGTGGGGTCCGGACGCTGCTGGCCAAGTTCGGGCTGCGGGCGGACCACGTGGACCGGCCCGTGGACGAGCTCTCCCCCGGGGAGCGCACGCGCGCCGGCCTGGCCCTGCTCCAGGCGCGCGGGGTGAACCTGCTGGTCCTCGACGAGCCGACGAACCACCTCGACCTGGAGGCGATCGAGCAGCTGGAGCAGGCCCTGGAGACCTACGACGGGGCACTGCTGCTGGTCACCCACGACCGCCGGATGCTCGAGGCGGTGCGCACGGACCGGCGCTGGGTCGTGGAGGCGGGCCGGGTCACCGAGCCCTGA
- a CDS encoding DUF5655 domain-containing protein: MDTDAERGPEDLFAGFPRGLAVCRAVQEAVRTLGEATVDVTRSQVAFRRRRGFAYVWRPGQYVRSDVPAVLSLALPREVASGRFKEVVHPSAAVWMHHLELHDPAELDHEVLGWLAEAYAGAG; encoded by the coding sequence GTGGACACCGACGCCGAGCGGGGCCCCGAGGACCTCTTCGCCGGCTTCCCCCGGGGGCTGGCCGTCTGCCGCGCCGTGCAGGAGGCGGTGCGCACCCTGGGCGAGGCGACCGTGGACGTCACCAGGAGCCAGGTCGCGTTCCGGCGGCGCCGGGGGTTCGCCTACGTCTGGCGTCCGGGGCAGTACGTCCGCAGCGACGTCCCGGCGGTGCTCAGCCTCGCCCTGCCGCGCGAGGTGGCGTCCGGCCGCTTCAAGGAGGTCGTCCACCCGTCCGCCGCGGTGTGGATGCACCACCTCGAGCTCCACGATCCCGCGGAACTGGACCACGAGGTCCTCGGCTGGCTGGCGGAGGCCTACGCCGGCGCCGGCTGA
- a CDS encoding DASS family sodium-coupled anion symporter, which translates to MSHSTEGAAGGGAEHHGRHGAVRHREEGDPGPDRVSDDSATPEAASAPAVGEGEYLSPGERAPAERRGLHRRRWIGFAAGLLVGLVLFLAMPADVPYNARVTAAVAGLMAVWWMTEAIPIPATALVPLVAFPVLGQEVDIKDVGAAYGNDIIFLFMGGFVIALAMQRWDLHRRIALVTVRAMGTKPGGVVAGFMIATGFLSMWVSNTATAVMMIPIGVSVLTLVVAKDNAAITESSDPASAEVKDAVIESNFGTALMLGIAYAASVGSLATLIGTPPNALLAGYMSQAHGVEIGFGQWMLVGLPVALVMLVLVWFLLTRVLFPAEISEIPGGRALITSELSKLGPMSSGEVRVLVVFALAAISWITVPLLFDGVISDAGIAVSAALLLFLLPAGARRGVRLIDWDSAVKLPWGVLLLFGGGLALSAQFSDSGLADWIGTQVQGLGGVPVWLLVAILTTAIIFLTELTSNTATAATFLPVAGGVAVGVGVDPLLLTIPVALAATCAFMLPVATPPNAIAFGSGYVTIGQMIKGGLYLNLAGIVLITLATLSLGVWAFGLVS; encoded by the coding sequence ATGTCCCACAGCACCGAGGGCGCCGCCGGCGGCGGCGCGGAACACCACGGCCGCCACGGCGCCGTCCGGCACCGCGAGGAGGGCGATCCCGGCCCCGACCGGGTCTCCGACGACTCCGCCACGCCCGAGGCGGCCTCCGCGCCGGCCGTCGGCGAGGGCGAGTACCTCTCGCCCGGCGAGCGGGCCCCGGCGGAGCGCCGCGGACTCCACCGGCGCCGGTGGATCGGCTTCGCCGCGGGCCTGCTGGTCGGCCTCGTGCTGTTCCTGGCGATGCCCGCGGACGTGCCGTACAACGCCCGGGTGACCGCCGCCGTCGCCGGCCTGATGGCCGTGTGGTGGATGACGGAGGCCATCCCCATCCCGGCCACCGCGCTCGTGCCGCTCGTCGCCTTCCCCGTGCTCGGCCAGGAGGTGGACATCAAGGACGTCGGCGCCGCCTACGGCAACGACATCATCTTCCTGTTCATGGGCGGGTTCGTCATCGCGCTGGCCATGCAGCGCTGGGACCTGCACCGGCGGATCGCCCTCGTGACGGTGCGGGCCATGGGCACCAAGCCGGGCGGCGTGGTCGCCGGGTTCATGATCGCCACGGGCTTCCTGTCCATGTGGGTGTCCAACACCGCCACGGCCGTGATGATGATCCCCATCGGCGTCTCCGTCCTGACCCTGGTGGTGGCCAAGGACAACGCCGCGATCACCGAGTCCTCGGACCCGGCCTCCGCCGAGGTCAAGGACGCGGTCATCGAGTCCAACTTCGGCACGGCCCTGATGCTCGGCATCGCCTACGCCGCCTCGGTCGGCTCGCTGGCCACCCTCATCGGCACGCCCCCGAACGCGCTGCTGGCCGGCTACATGTCCCAGGCGCACGGGGTCGAGATCGGCTTCGGGCAGTGGATGCTCGTCGGCCTGCCGGTGGCGCTGGTGATGCTCGTGCTCGTGTGGTTCCTGCTGACGCGGGTGCTGTTCCCCGCCGAGATCTCCGAGATCCCGGGCGGCCGGGCGCTGATCACCTCCGAGCTGTCCAAGCTCGGGCCCATGTCCTCCGGCGAGGTCCGGGTGCTGGTGGTCTTCGCGCTCGCGGCGATCTCCTGGATCACGGTCCCCCTGCTGTTCGACGGGGTGATCAGCGACGCCGGGATCGCGGTGTCGGCGGCGCTGCTCCTGTTCCTGCTGCCGGCCGGCGCCCGGCGCGGCGTGCGGCTGATCGACTGGGACTCGGCCGTGAAGCTGCCCTGGGGCGTGCTGCTGCTGTTCGGCGGCGGCCTGGCCCTGTCCGCCCAGTTCAGCGACTCGGGGCTGGCCGACTGGATCGGCACGCAGGTCCAGGGCCTGGGCGGGGTGCCCGTCTGGCTGCTCGTGGCCATCCTGACCACGGCGATCATCTTCCTCACCGAGCTGACCTCCAACACGGCCACGGCGGCCACGTTCCTGCCGGTGGCCGGCGGCGTGGCGGTCGGCGTCGGCGTGGACCCGCTGCTGCTGACCATCCCGGTGGCCCTGGCCGCGACCTGCGCCTTCATGCTCCCCGTGGCCACCCCGCCCAACGCCATCGCCTTCGGCTCCGGCTACGTGACGATCGGGCAGATGATCAAGGGCGGGCTGTACCTGAACCTCGCGGGGATCGTGCTGATCACGCTGGCCACGCTGAGCCTCGGGGTGTGGGCCTTCGGGCTGGTGTCCTGA
- the ychF gene encoding redox-regulated ATPase YchF translates to MALTIGIVGLPNVGKSTLFNALTRQTVLAANYPFATIEPNVGVVNLPDERLDKLAEIFGSQKILPATVSFVDIAGIVKGASEGEGLGNQFLANIREAQAIAQVVRAFDDPDVVHVDGKINPASDMETINTELILADLQTVEKAIPRVEKEVKGKKRDAAELEALKAAQAVLERGETIYAAVRSGGRDAPEMEWLREVSLLTAKPFIYVFNADEGVLGDEARKQELRDLVAPADAVFLDAKLEADLVELSEDEAREMLELNGQDESGLDQLARTGFHTLGLQTYLTAGPKEARAWTIAKGDTAPRAAGVIHTDFERGFIKAEIVSFDDLVAAGSMAEAKAAGKVRMEGKDYVMQDGDVVEFRFNV, encoded by the coding sequence GTGGCTCTTACTATCGGAATCGTCGGCCTGCCCAACGTGGGCAAGTCCACCCTCTTCAACGCCCTGACCCGCCAGACCGTGCTCGCGGCGAACTACCCGTTCGCGACCATCGAGCCGAACGTCGGGGTGGTGAACCTGCCGGACGAGCGCCTCGACAAGCTCGCGGAGATCTTCGGCTCGCAGAAGATCCTGCCCGCCACCGTGTCCTTCGTGGACATCGCCGGCATCGTCAAGGGTGCCTCCGAGGGGGAGGGGCTGGGCAACCAGTTCCTGGCGAACATCCGCGAGGCCCAGGCCATCGCCCAAGTGGTGCGGGCCTTCGACGACCCGGACGTGGTGCACGTGGACGGGAAGATCAACCCCGCCTCGGACATGGAGACCATCAACACGGAGCTGATCCTCGCGGACCTGCAGACCGTGGAGAAGGCGATCCCGCGCGTCGAGAAGGAGGTCAAGGGCAAGAAGCGCGACGCCGCCGAGCTCGAGGCCCTGAAGGCCGCCCAGGCCGTGCTCGAGCGCGGCGAGACCATCTACGCGGCCGTGCGCTCCGGCGGCAGGGACGCCCCGGAGATGGAGTGGCTGCGCGAGGTGAGCCTGCTGACGGCCAAGCCGTTCATCTACGTCTTCAACGCGGACGAGGGCGTGCTCGGGGACGAGGCCAGGAAGCAGGAGCTGCGCGACCTCGTGGCCCCGGCCGACGCCGTGTTCCTCGACGCCAAGCTCGAGGCGGACCTCGTGGAGCTCTCCGAGGACGAGGCCCGGGAGATGCTGGAGCTCAACGGCCAGGACGAGTCCGGCCTGGACCAGCTCGCCCGCACCGGCTTCCACACCCTGGGCCTGCAGACCTACCTCACCGCCGGGCCCAAGGAGGCCCGCGCCTGGACCATCGCCAAGGGCGACACCGCGCCCAGGGCCGCCGGCGTGATCCACACCGACTTCGAGCGCGGCTTCATCAAGGCCGAGATCGTCTCCTTCGACGACCTCGTGGCCGCCGGGTCCATGGCCGAGGCCAAGGCCGCCGGCAAGGTGCGCATGGAGGGCAAGGACTACGTCATGCAGGACGGCGACGTGGTGGAGTTCCGCTTCAACGTGTGA
- a CDS encoding O-acetyl-ADP-ribose deacetylase has translation MELLIRPGDITRTPADAVVNAANSTLLGGGGVDGAIHRRGGPEILAECRRLRETELPGGLPAGRAVATTAGRLPARWVIHTVGPVYARTIDKSGTLASCYRESLRLAAELGARSVAFPAISAGIYGWPMDDAARIAVESSRAMAELVREVVEQVLFVPYGPAAEEAFRAALEA, from the coding sequence ATGGAACTGCTCATCCGTCCCGGCGACATCACGCGGACCCCGGCCGACGCCGTCGTGAACGCGGCCAACTCGACCCTGCTGGGCGGCGGGGGAGTGGACGGGGCGATCCACCGCCGCGGCGGGCCGGAGATCCTCGCCGAGTGCCGGCGGCTGCGCGAGACGGAGCTGCCGGGCGGGCTGCCCGCGGGGCGGGCCGTGGCCACCACGGCGGGCCGACTGCCGGCGCGCTGGGTGATCCACACCGTGGGACCGGTGTACGCCAGGACCATCGACAAGTCCGGGACCCTGGCCTCGTGCTACCGCGAGTCCCTGCGGCTCGCCGCCGAGCTGGGGGCGCGCAGCGTGGCCTTCCCGGCGATCTCCGCCGGGATCTACGGCTGGCCGATGGACGACGCCGCGCGCATCGCCGTCGAGAGCTCGCGGGCCATGGCCGAGCTCGTGCGCGAGGTCGTGGAGCAGGTCCTCTTCGTGCCCTACGGGCCCGCCGCCGAGGAGGCGTTCCGGGCGGCCCTCGAGGCCTGA
- a CDS encoding NYN domain-containing protein — protein MSERTTHLLVDGENIDATLGGSVLGRRPQPEERPRWNKLLEHAQEIWGQPVNALFFLAANDGMPMPFVQALLALGYRVVPLQGEGKIVDIAIQRTLEALWDRPADAILVSHDADFVPQMTALAADPHRRTAAIGFQEFTAAALRTVPGIELYDLEYDVAAFTKALPRVRVIDIDAFDPLEFI, from the coding sequence ATGAGCGAACGCACCACGCACCTCCTGGTGGACGGGGAGAACATCGACGCCACCCTGGGAGGGTCCGTCCTCGGCCGCCGCCCGCAGCCGGAGGAACGCCCCCGCTGGAACAAGCTGCTCGAGCACGCCCAGGAGATCTGGGGCCAGCCCGTGAACGCCCTGTTCTTCCTCGCAGCGAACGACGGCATGCCCATGCCGTTCGTCCAGGCCCTGCTGGCCCTCGGCTACCGCGTGGTGCCGCTGCAGGGCGAGGGGAAGATCGTGGACATCGCCATCCAGCGCACCCTGGAGGCCCTGTGGGACCGGCCGGCCGACGCGATCCTCGTCAGCCACGACGCGGACTTCGTGCCGCAGATGACCGCGCTCGCGGCGGACCCGCACCGTCGCACGGCCGCCATCGGGTTCCAGGAGTTCACCGCGGCGGCGCTGCGGACCGTGCCGGGGATCGAGCTGTACGACCTCGAGTACGACGTGGCGGCCTTCACCAAGGCCCTGCCGCGCGTGCGGGTCATCGACATCGACGCGTTCGACCCGCTGGAGTTCATCTAG
- the arfB gene encoding alternative ribosome rescue aminoacyl-tRNA hydrolase ArfB gives MDDLRVPPGPGAPRGLVVPAAELVEQFSHASGPGGQGVNTADSRVQLSLDLATTTALGQSQRALALERLAPRLSGTVLTVTAAEHRSQRRNRVAARERLAGLLREALAPPVPRRPTRRTRGSQRRRLEAKRQRSETKQHRRRPRPD, from the coding sequence ATGGACGACCTGCGCGTGCCCCCGGGACCCGGCGCGCCCCGCGGGCTGGTGGTCCCGGCCGCGGAGCTCGTCGAGCAGTTCTCCCACGCCTCGGGACCCGGTGGCCAGGGCGTCAACACGGCGGACTCGCGCGTGCAGCTCAGCCTGGACCTCGCGACCACGACGGCGCTGGGCCAGTCCCAGCGCGCCCTCGCCCTGGAGCGGCTCGCGCCACGGCTCTCGGGCACGGTGCTCACCGTCACCGCCGCCGAGCACCGGTCCCAGCGCCGCAACCGGGTGGCGGCGCGGGAACGGCTGGCCGGGCTGCTGCGCGAGGCCCTCGCTCCCCCGGTCCCCCGCCGGCCCACCCGGCGCACCCGGGGCTCGCAGCGGCGCCGGCTCGAGGCCAAGCGACAGCGCTCCGAGACGAAGCAGCACCGCCGCCGTCCCCGCCCGGACTGA
- a CDS encoding 4a-hydroxytetrahydrobiopterin dehydratase has product MSDPQRRLTPAEVDAAGLADWRHAEDTLRARFRTGSFAKGLELVNRIGAAAEAANHHPDVLLTYPAVGVTLSSHDVGGITSRDLDLARTISEQAADIGARPTPDKA; this is encoded by the coding sequence ATGAGCGATCCCCAGCGCAGACTCACCCCCGCCGAGGTGGACGCGGCCGGTCTGGCCGACTGGCGCCACGCCGAGGACACCCTCCGGGCCCGGTTCCGCACCGGCTCCTTCGCGAAGGGACTGGAGCTGGTGAACCGGATCGGTGCCGCCGCCGAGGCCGCGAACCACCATCCGGACGTCCTCCTGACCTATCCCGCCGTGGGCGTCACGCTCTCCAGCCACGACGTCGGCGGGATCACGAGCCGCGACCTGGACCTGGCGCGGACCATCAGCGAGCAGGCCGCGGACATCGGGGCCAGGCCCACGCCCGACAAGGCCTGA
- a CDS encoding VOC family protein has product MDLENLVVDAADPRRLGRFWEAALGCTPLTDEPEGYETRLAVGDAFALDLCFQRVPGRPPSGPRLHPDLHPGADQARTVDRLLGLGARPLDIGQGDVPWVVLADPEGNAFCVLEERPVHARTGPLAALPLASAAPRRDGAFWAWLTGWESMPAVDPVSLRHPSGRGPLLELVPERAAKGAAKNRLHLDVRLGPDDDPGAIAAGIAARGGRELHPDWGALPWRVFADPSGNEFCVLPARA; this is encoded by the coding sequence ATGGACCTGGAGAACCTCGTGGTGGACGCGGCCGACCCGCGGCGGCTGGGCCGGTTCTGGGAGGCGGCGCTCGGCTGCACCCCGCTCACGGACGAGCCGGAGGGCTACGAGACCCGGCTGGCCGTCGGGGACGCGTTCGCGCTGGACCTGTGCTTCCAGCGGGTTCCCGGCCGGCCGCCGTCGGGCCCCCGGCTGCACCCGGACCTGCACCCCGGCGCCGACCAGGCGCGGACCGTGGACCGACTGCTCGGCCTCGGGGCGCGGCCCCTGGACATCGGCCAGGGCGACGTGCCGTGGGTGGTGCTCGCCGACCCGGAGGGCAACGCGTTCTGCGTCCTGGAGGAACGTCCCGTCCACGCCCGCACCGGGCCGCTCGCCGCGCTGCCCCTGGCCAGCGCCGCTCCGCGCCGTGACGGGGCCTTCTGGGCCTGGCTCACCGGCTGGGAGTCGATGCCGGCGGTCGACCCGGTCTCCCTGCGCCACCCCTCGGGACGCGGCCCCCTGCTGGAACTCGTCCCCGAGCGCGCCGCCAAGGGCGCAGCGAAGAACCGGCTGCACCTGGACGTCCGGCTGGGGCCCGACGACGACCCCGGCGCCATCGCGGCCGGCATCGCCGCCCGCGGGGGCCGGGAACTCCACCCGGACTGGGGCGCACTGCCGTGGCGCGTGTTCGCCGATCCCTCCGGCAACGAGTTCTGCGTGCTGCCCGCCCGCGCATAG